The DNA region GTAAATAATCCTGTTGGTCCTGCGCCTATTATTAATATATCTGTTTTAATCATTATATCTATATTTATCTGAAATTAATGTTTTAGTTACATTATTTAATGTCTGAACTTTATGCTCAAAATCACCTTTAATTGTTTTTCTAAATCGGTTTAAATTTTGCACCAAATCGTCTATGTTTTCTGGTATAACATCTTCAAAAAACTGTCTTAAACGTTTTGCTGTTGTTGGCGATTTTCCGTTGGTAGAAATAGCTACTTTTACATGACCTTTGGTTACAATACCTCCTAAATAAAAATCGCACAACTCTGGTGTATCTGCTACATTTACCAAAATATGATTAGCTTTTGCATCGTTGTAAATTTGTTGATTTACTTCTGGTTTATCTGTCGCCGCAATGACTAAATCTTGACCTAATAAAAACGAATCATGATAAGACATCTTAACTAACTTAACATCAAACTGCTTTGCTAATGTTATCACATCTGGTCTAAAAAAATTAGCTACCATTGTCACTTTAGCGTTTGGACTAGATTTTAGCAAAAACGTTAGTTTTTCTAAAGCCACATAACCGCCACCAATAATTAGCGTATTAATGCTATGCATTTTTATAAAAATTGGGTATAAATTATTTCTTTCATTCATGGTTATGCTACTTTTAAAGTTTTTACTTGTTTAGCGATTGAATTAAGTGCAACGCGTTGTTTTACAACATCACCAACTACAATAATTGCTGGATTAGACAGTTGCTGTTTTTTAACTACATCGCAAATTGTATTTACAGTTCCAACACCAAATTTTTCATCTTTTGTTGTACCGTTTTGAATAATTCCTACTGCAGTATTTGATTTGCCTTCAGAAGAAAATACATCCATAATTTGTTGTAATTTGCCCATTCCCATAAGGATTACCACAGTTGCAGTAGATTTTGCCGCAAGGACAATATCGTTTGACATTTTATGAGATTTTGTTGTACCAGTGATTACCCAAAAACTTTCTGAAGCACCACGTTTTGTTAATGGAATACCTTGAAATGCTGGCACAGCTAAAGCTGAAGAAATACCTGGCACAACATAAGTTTCTATCCCAAAAGGCTTCACGTAATCTATCTCTTCTGCACCACGACCAAATACAAAAGGATCGCCTCCTTTTAATCTTACAACATGTCCTTTTGTTTTTGCTCGCTGGACGATTAACTCGTTAATTTGCTCTTGTTGGTAACTATAACAACCTTTACGTTTACCTACATAAATAAGCTCGGTATGTTTTGAAGCGTAGTCCAAAAAATCTTTGTTTATTAATGCATCATAAAGAATAACATCTGCCGATTGAATTGCTTTAATCGCTTTTAATGTTATTAATTCTGGATCACCAGGTCCAGCACCAACTATTGTTAATCTAGGGATAAGTATTTTCATAATCCTAATGCTTTTGTATCGTTTTCACGATAAGTTTTTACTGTGTTTAAAAATGCATTGGCACTTTTAAAATATTGCTCTGCAAATGCTTTACTTGGTGCATTTTCTTTAATTTGAAATACTAACTCTGAAAATGACACGTCTATCGGAATACGCTTTGTTGCTACAAAATCTTCATCAAACTGTTTAATAATTCCTGCTTGAGAATTGGTAGATTTATTTTCTGTTAGCAATATTGCTTTAGCAGAATTTACAAACGCATTATACGAGTGATAAATGGCGTGAGAATACACATTGTTCTCTAATGCTTCTTTTGCTAGCTCTAGTTTTTCTTCGCTTTCTAAAAATAAAGTTGAAATTAAATCGATAACTACGCCAGCACATTCGCCAATACCAATTGCTTTTTCGTAAACTTCGGTATTTCCCCAATCGATAAAATCGTCTTGAGTTAAATTGCTTACGTCTGATAAGTCTGTAAGCATATCGTAAAAATACATTTGCCCTTTGTCTTGATAGTAATCTTCAAACGACAAGTTATTTGCATTAAGTTGAAAATCGTCTAACAAACGACGCAACGCTATTGGCGCACGACGACTTGGTACTTTTACTACTTTGTCTGCAAAAACACCTTGTCCATTACCTTTGTTTGCGCCTCCTAAAAGTACTTGCAATGCTGGCGCAACTAATTTATCTGGCGTACGAATTGACATACCTTGAAATCCAATATTTGCCATATTGTGTTGACCACAAGCATTCATACAACCACTAATTTTAATTACAAGATCTTTGTTATTTAAATATTGCGGATATTCAGTTTTAATCACGCGTTCTAATTCTTCAGCTATTCCCGTACTACTTGCTATTCCTAAATTACAAGTATCTGTTCCTGGACAAGCTGTAATATCTACTGCTTTGTTATAACCAGCTTCTGCAAAACCCAATTTGGATAATTCTTGATAGAAAAATGGCAACAAATCTTCCTTAACAAACGGAATTAATATGTTTTGGCGTAAGCTTAATCGTATTTCTCCTACTGCATAATCTTCGACTAAATTAGCTAACAATCGTGCTTTGTCTGTGTAAAAATCACCTAACAACACCTTTATTCCTATCGCGACATAACCATCTTGTTTTTGTTTGATAACATTGGTGTTTTTCCAAGTTTGAAAAGCTTTTTGATCTTTTATATCAACTTTTGGAGCTGTAACATTTACAGGTTTTGAAACTGGATAATGTTCTGCATCAATTGGAACAGATGTAAATTCTATTGCTTTTTGTTCTTCTGCTACAAGTCGCTTAAATTCTTCTGAACCAATATCTTTTATTAAGAATTTCATACGCGCTTTTGCACGACTTTTACGTTCGCCATAACGATCAAAAATGCGCAAAACACCTTCCATTACTGGAATAATTTTATCACTAGGTAAAAATTGATAAAACACATCTGCATGTCGTGGTTGCGAACCTAATCCGCCACCAAGCATCACTTTAAAGCCACGTACGTTGTTTTCAACTTTTGCGATAAAACCTAAATCATGCATGTAAGACAATCCTGTATCTTCTTCTGAAGCTGAAAATGAGACTTTAAACTTACGTCCCATGTCTTGACAAATTGGGTTACGCAAAAAGAACTTATATAATGCATCTGCGTAAGGTGACACATCAAAAGGTTCGTTTACGTCAATTCCAGCAGTCTCGCTTGCTGTTACATTTCTTACTGTATTACCACAAGCTTCACGAAGGGTTACATCGTCCTGTTCTAATTCTGCCCAAAGCTCTGGCGTTCTATCAAGATCTACGTAATGAATTTGTATGTCTTGTCTAGTTGTAATGTGCAACCTTCCGCGAGAATATTCGTCTGAAACATCTGCAATACGGCGTAATTGCTTACTTAACACCTTTCCGTAAGGCAATTTTATACGAATCATTTGTACACCTTGCTGTCTTTGCCCATAAACACCACGAGCAAGTCGTAAACTTCTAAATTTTTCTTCGTCTAATTTACCGTGTTTAAAAAGTTCGATTTTACGAGCTAACTCGATAATATCTTTCTCTACAACTGGATTTTCTATTTCGGTTCTAAAACTTTGCATGATTATTTGTTATTGTAAATGAATACCACATTCTCTATTTTGTAATGCCTTTACAGGATCGAAATAGTCTGTATTTTTAGTTAATTTATTTGACTTTATGTAGTGATCCAATTCTTGATCTGTCCAATAATAAAACGGACTTACTTTTAATATGCCATCTTTACTTAAACTTAAAATGTCTTTTTTATTTCTCAACTCGGTTTGTCTAACTCTAATATTTGTAAACCATAATTCTGGCTGATGTTCTTTTAAGGCTCTTCTAAAAGGTTCTAATTTTACTACTTCTGAAAATTGCTGAAAATTATCGTCCTCTAAGGTTGGCAATCCTATAGTTGCATCTATCTCATCTTTAGATAATTTGGATTGATACTTATGTATATTTAATTGGTATTTATCTATTAATTGTTGTGCATGTTTATAAGTTGAAGGCTGATTATATAGTGTATCGCACCAAATTACTTTTATGGTTTTATCCTGTTTTGTAATAGTGCTTAGCAATACTTCTGAATAAACTCCAAAACTTGTAGTTACTATTTTATTTGATGTTAACTGTAATGCCCAATCTATAATTTGATTTGGTGATTTATCTTTTAATTGCTTATTCCAGTATGCTATATCTATATTTTTAGCTATCATATTTTTTATATTTACTATATTCCTATCGGAATAGTAGGATTTAAAACAAAACTACAGAAAAATATCTTAGAAGTTCTATTTTTTAGGCTTAAAATTTTAATAAAATTGAAAACCTATTTTTTTAAACTATTGATTTTATTTGAATTATATCAAATCTGATAATGATTTGTTATTAAAAATACTTAATGTATTGTCTCTAACTTCTATCATTAATTTGTGAACAGCACAAGTAGTTTCGTCTGGGCAATCATCGCATTTTTCGTAAAAGTTTAAACTTACGCAAGGTACCATTGCTATTGGACCTTCTAAAATTCTCATGATTGGTGCTAATTTAATTTGTCTTGGATCTTTAAGCAGATAATAACCACCGTTTTTACCTTTTTTAGAGCCTAAAAAACCATTTTTACGTAAGGTTAATAAAATACTTTCTAGAAATTTTCTAGAAATATTTTCACTTTCTGAAATAGCACTAATTTGAACTGGTGTATTTGGTTCTTGTTTTGCTAAATAAGTAAGCGCCTTTAAGCCGTATTTGGTTTTTTTTGAAAGCATAACTTCAAAGATAACCAAACTTATTAAATCTTAAACTAAAGCTTGTTCCAAATCTTTAATTATATCTTCTACGTTTTCTAATCCAACTGATATCCTTACTAATCCATCTGTAATACCTACTTCTGCTCTATCTTCTACACTTAATTTACTGTGAGTAGTAGATGCTGGATGAGTTACAATTGTTCTTGTATCTCCTAAGTTAGCAGATAGTGAACACATTTTAATTTTGTTTAAAAATGTTTTACCGTGTTCTAATCCGCCTTTAATTTGAAACCCAACAATATTTCCGCCTTTTTTCATTTGTTTTTTTGCGATATGATACTGCGGATGAGACTTTAAAAAAGGATATTTTACTAATTCTACATTGCTATGTTGCTCTAAAAAGGTAGCTACCTTTAATGCGTTTTCACAATGTCTATCTACGCGAACTGAAAGTGTTTCTAAACTTTTAGATAATACCCAAGCATTAAATGGTGATAATGCTGGACCAGTATTTCTTGAGAACAAATAAATTTCTCTAACCAAATTGGCTTTTCCAACAGTTACACCACCTAAAACACGACCTTGTCCATCTATTAATTTTGTAGCAGAATGAATGACCAAATCTGCACCAAATTGAATTGGATTTTGCAAATAAGGTGTTGCAAAACAGTTATCTATTATTAATAACAAATTATGTTTTTTTGCTATTTGACCTAACACTTCTAAATCTAAAATATCTACTGCAGGATTAGTTGGCGTTTCTGCATAAATAATTTTTGTATTTGGTTGAATCAGACTTTCAATTTTTTCTATTTCATTTACTTTAAAATAGCTTGTTTCAATATTCCATTTTGGTAAAAACTTGGTAAATAAAGTATGCGTAGATCCAAAAACGCTTCGGCAGGACACTATATGATCTCCTGCATTTAATAATGCTGCAAATGTTGAAAAGACTGCAGACATACCTGTTGCAAAAGCGTATCCAGCTTCTGCTCCTTCCAATGTGCAAATTTTCTCTACAAATTCTGATGTATTTGGATTGGTAAATCTACTGTAAAGGTTACGTTGCTTTTCTTCAGCAAAAGACGCTCTCATATCTTCTGCATCCTCAAACACAAAACTACTTGTTAAATATAATGGTACAGAATGCTCTTGGTATTGGGTTCTCTCTAATTGTTGTCGTATGGCTTCAGTTTCAAAATGGTTTTGACTCATGATTATTGTTTTAAATTAGATAGTCTTAAAATGTCTCCAAAAACTCCTCGTGCAGTTACATTTGCTCCTGCTCCAGCACCTTGAATAACTATTGGTTGATCACCGTAGGATTGAGTAAATATTTCGAAAATTGCATCTGCGCCTTTAACTTGACCTAGTGCGCTATCTTCTGGTATAGAGACTAGTTTTACCTCTAAATTTCCTTTTTCTTGTTGTAAATCTCCAGACAAATCGCCTACATACCTTAGAACATGACCTGGTTGTTGAGCGTTTTTAATTTTGTTGAATATTGGATCTAAAACATCTAATTGATTTTTGAATTGATCTACAGTGATATCTCTATACTGTTCTGGTATTAAATTTTGAATGTTAACTTCTTCAAATTCGTTTTTTAAATCTAGCTCTCTTGCCAATATTAGTAATTTTCTGGCTACATCATTTCCAGAAAAATCTTCTCTAGGATCTGGCTCTGTAAACCCTTTATCAATAGTTTCTTTAACTACTGTGCTAAATGATACGTCTTTGGAAGAAAAGTTATTAAACAAATAACTTAATGTCCCAGAAAACACGCCTCTTATTCGGGTTATATTTTCTCCAGATTGATGTAAAAGTTTAATTGTATCTATTAATGGTAATCCTGCTCCAACTGTAGTTTCATACAAGTATTGCTTGTTGTTTGCTCTTAATAAATCTCTTAATTTATCGTAATACGATATAGAGACTGTATTTGCAATTTTATTTGATGATACTAAATCAAAACCAGCAGTTACTAGAGCTTCATAATTATTATAAAATGTATTACTTGCTGTATTATCTATTGCTATTAAATTTCCTAGATGATGTTGATTAGCATAACTTATAATATCGTTTACTGTAAAATTAGTATTGATTTTAGATAGTTTAGACTTCCAATCTAAAGTCACACCGTTTTTATTAAGCAATGCTTGTTTGGAATTTGCAATTGCAAAAATATTAAGTTTTATGCCTTTTCTTTTTTCAATTTCTTCTTTAGATGAAAGAATTTGATCTATTAATGTACCACCAACTAATCCATGACCAAAAATTGCTAAATTAACGGTTTTAGAAATGCCAAAGATTTCTCCATGAATTACATTTAATGCTTTATGTAATTGCGCTTTTTTAACCACCAAACTTACATTACTTCCTGTTACCGTATTATTAAATAATATAGGTGTAATTTGATTTCTTATTAATGCATTAAATGGTTTATTAAATGAAGATAATGGCAAACCAATTATTGATATGACAGCGACTTCTTTTTGCACGCTTATCTTACTTACATCTTGAGATTTTATATCAAATTCAAATTCTTTTTCTAATGCTATAACTGCTTGATTAGCTTTATTTGCATCTATTACAAGACCTATTCCGCGTTCTGAGGATCCTTGTGAAATTATACTAACACTAATATCAAAAACACTTAAAGCTTTAAATATTCTTGCATCTATACCAGCCTTACCTAATAATCCTCTTCCTTCTAAATTAATTAAAGCTACTTGATCCAAAACAGATAACGACGTTACTTGGTTTTTGCTTTGTTTTGCAGTTATTAATGTACCTGTATCTTTAGGATTAAATGTATTTAAAATTCTTAGGTTTATATTTTTTTCTATTAAAGGTATAATCGTTTTTGCATGTAAGATGTTTGCACCAAAATTTGCTAATTCATTAGCTTCGGCGTAAGACAATTCGGTTATTTTTTTAGCATCTTGAACAATATCTGGATTAGCAGTGTAAATACCATTAACATGCGTATAGTTTTGCAATTCTTCTGCATCTAAATAATTTGCTAATAACGATGCTGTATAATTACTACCATTACGTCCCAAAGTAGTAGTTTGATCTTTAAGATTTGTTCCTATAAAACCAGTAACAACATTCACCGTAGAACCATTATGCGTATTAAAATATTCTTGTACTTTTTGTTTTGATATATCATGAATAGGTAACGCGTTACCAAATTGATTGTTAGTTTTTATAAACAATCTTGCATCTGTTGGATTTGCATTTATTCCTTTATTTTTTAGTAATTCTGAAATTAATTTTACTGAAAGTAATTCTCCAAAAGCTAATACTTGATCCTTTATTTTAGGTGAATAATCTTCTAACATAGAAACACCTTCAAAAAGTGTATTTAGAGCATTAAATTCTTCATTAAAATCTATTTTAGATAACGGTTGAGTTTGATAAGCTTTAAATGCTTCCCAGTCTGATTTGTAATCTTGATTAGTTGCTGCTTTTTCTAAAATAGCTTCTAATTGGTCTGTAGAATTACCTCTAGCTGAGACTACAATAGCTATTTTTTGATGTTCTTTAATTTTATCTTCTATGATTTGTAGCGCTTCTTTTAAACCATTTTCATTGGATAAAGATTTGCCACCAAATTTTAATATTTTCATTTTTTGATTAACCAATTCTGGTTTAAATATGGGTTCTATAATTGTTTTAAGCTGATCAAATTCTATTAAAAAAGCATCATGACCGTGTACAGAATGTATCTCGTTATAAGTCACATTTGGATGTGTTGCTGCTAACTTTTTTTGCGTTTCTCTATTTTCTTCAGCAGTAAAAAAAAGATCAGAATCTACACCAATAATGGTAATATTAGATTCTATTTTATCTAATACCGTTATAGCGTCTTCTCTACCTTTGGTTACATCTATAGTTTTTAATAGTTGATTCATTAATTTATATGCAGATAACTGAAAACGTTCTTGGAGTTTTTTTCCATGATGCAACAACCAACTTTCTACATTAAAAATTTTTAAATCTTCATTTTTACTTCTTTTAAATCTAGCTTTAAAAGATTCTGGCGTTCTATAACACAACATCGCATGCATCCTTGCATCGTGAACTGGATTTGAAGAATTAGTTAACAGTTGTTCTTGGATTTGACAATTAGCAATTAGCCAATCTGTCGCTTTCCAATCTGATGCAATTACAATTAAATGTTCGCACAAATTAGGTTTTATTACTGCCATTTCCCAAGCAATTCCGCCACCTAAAGATCCGCCAACAAGTGCAAAAATAGATGTGATATTAAGCTGATTTAAACCTTGTAAAAATATTTTAGCAATATCTCTAGCAACAAAATCTTTATAATTTTCAATTAAGTTTTCAGGTTTATTATCATAGCCATTTCCTGGAATATTGAAGCTTATAACGGTATACTTTGTGGTATCTATAGTTTTTCCTTCGCCAACAATACTTTGCCACCATCCATCATGTCCAGACACATTAGAATTACCCGTTAAAGCATGATTAACTACTACTATTGGAGCTGTATGTAGCGTCTTTCCAAACACTTGATAAGACAAGGTTATATTTTGCTTTACAGAAGTAGAAGTTAAAAAATTTGATAATTCTATGTAGTTAAGATGTTTCATAAAATTTGACATAAAAAGCAAGCTTTGTGCTTTTAACACAAAGCCACTTTTTAATAAATAACTAAAATTAAAATGAATGCTATTAAGCTAAAACAGGCTTTTTAATGTGTTTAAAAGCAGCTTTTAAATCTGCTTTTAAATCTTCGATATTTTCTATTCCTACTGATAATCGAATTAAATCACTTGTAACTCCAGTTGCTTCTTGAGACGCTTGATCTAATTGTTGATGTGTTGTGCTTGCAGGATGAATTATAAGTGATTTTGTGTCTCCTATATTGGCAAGTAAAGAAAATAGTTTTGTTGTATCTGCTATTTTTTTAGCAGCTTCAAAACCGCCATCTACACCAAAGGTAACTATACCGCTTTGTCCTTTTGGCAAATATTTATTTGCTAAGTTTTTGTACTTACTGGTTTCTAAACCTGGATAGTTAACCCAATTAACTTCTGGTTGTTCTTGTAACCATTTAGCTAGTTGAAGTGCATTTTTACTATGTTTTTCGATTCTTAATTGTAACGTTTCTAAGCCTTGAATGATTTGAAATGCATTAAACGGACTTAAAGCACTACCATAATCTCGTAATCCTTCAATTCTTATTTTTGCTATAAATGCAGCTGCACCAATAGCTTCGCTGTACACTAAACCATGATAACCTGCTGAAGGTTCTGTAAATTCAGGAAATTTTCCATTTGTCCAATCAAATGTTCCTGCATCAATTATTACTCCGCCTAAAGAAGTTCCGTTTCCAGAAATATACTTTGTTAACGAGTGAATAACGATATTTGCGCCGTATTCAATTGGGTTTAATAAATAAGGTGTAGCAACAGTATTATCTACAATTAATGGCACTTTATGTGCTTTTGCTGCTTTTGAAATACTTTCTAAATCTAACACATCCAATTTTGGATTTCCTAAAGATTCGACAAAAATAGCTCTTGTATTTTCTTGTGTTGCTTTGCTAAAATTTTCTGGATCTGAAGCGTCTACAAATGTGGTAGTAATTCCGTGTCTTGGCAGTGTAACACTTAACAAATTGTACGTTCCGCCATACAAACTGCTAGACGCTACAATATGGTCTCCTGCTCTTAATAAAGTTAATAGTGTTGTTGCAATTGCAGATGTACCCGAAGCAGTTGCTACTGCTGCAATACCACCTTCTAAAGCAGCTAATCTTTGTTCTAAAATATCGGTTGTTGGATTATTTAATCTAGTGTAAATAAATCCTGGAACCGAAAGATTAAATCTTCCTGCTGCTTCATCTGCATTATCAAACACATAAGAAGTGGTTTGATAAATAGGAACTGCTCTTGTTCCTCCATGTTGACTAACGTCATGACCTGCGTGCAACGCTTGGGTTGCAAATTTTTGTGTACTCATTTTTCTAAGTTTTTGAGTTAATAAATGAATTAAACCAAAAGCCAAATAAGCCTCGTAAGAAGCGTACTTAATAGAAAAATGTTATAAGAAAAAATAGTAATTACAGATGGGTAATTACGTGTTGGTTATCTATCCGAGAATGCGAGAAATGATTCGCACTTTCAAGTAGAA from Mesoflavibacter profundi includes:
- a CDS encoding precorrin-2 dehydrogenase/sirohydrochlorin ferrochelatase family protein, whose amino-acid sequence is MNERNNLYPIFIKMHSINTLIIGGGYVALEKLTFLLKSSPNAKVTMVANFFRPDVITLAKQFDVKLVKMSYHDSFLLGQDLVIAATDKPEVNQQIYNDAKANHILVNVADTPELCDFYLGGIVTKGHVKVAISTNGKSPTTAKRLRQFFEDVIPENIDDLVQNLNRFRKTIKGDFEHKVQTLNNVTKTLISDKYRYND
- the cobA gene encoding uroporphyrinogen-III C-methyltransferase encodes the protein MKILIPRLTIVGAGPGDPELITLKAIKAIQSADVILYDALINKDFLDYASKHTELIYVGKRKGCYSYQQEQINELIVQRAKTKGHVVRLKGGDPFVFGRGAEEIDYVKPFGIETYVVPGISSALAVPAFQGIPLTKRGASESFWVITGTTKSHKMSNDIVLAAKSTATVVILMGMGKLQQIMDVFSSEGKSNTAVGIIQNGTTKDEKFGVGTVNTICDVVKKQQLSNPAIIVVGDVVKQRVALNSIAKQVKTLKVA
- a CDS encoding HEPN domain-containing protein; translation: MQSFRTEIENPVVEKDIIELARKIELFKHGKLDEEKFRSLRLARGVYGQRQQGVQMIRIKLPYGKVLSKQLRRIADVSDEYSRGRLHITTRQDIQIHYVDLDRTPELWAELEQDDVTLREACGNTVRNVTASETAGIDVNEPFDVSPYADALYKFFLRNPICQDMGRKFKVSFSASEEDTGLSYMHDLGFIAKVENNVRGFKVMLGGGLGSQPRHADVFYQFLPSDKIIPVMEGVLRIFDRYGERKSRAKARMKFLIKDIGSEEFKRLVAEEQKAIEFTSVPIDAEHYPVSKPVNVTAPKVDIKDQKAFQTWKNTNVIKQKQDGYVAIGIKVLLGDFYTDKARLLANLVEDYAVGEIRLSLRQNILIPFVKEDLLPFFYQELSKLGFAEAGYNKAVDITACPGTDTCNLGIASSTGIAEELERVIKTEYPQYLNNKDLVIKISGCMNACGQHNMANIGFQGMSIRTPDKLVAPALQVLLGGANKGNGQGVFADKVVKVPSRRAPIALRRLLDDFQLNANNLSFEDYYQDKGQMYFYDMLTDLSDVSNLTQDDFIDWGNTEVYEKAIGIGECAGVVIDLISTLFLESEEKLELAKEALENNVYSHAIYHSYNAFVNSAKAILLTENKSTNSQAGIIKQFDEDFVATKRIPIDVSFSELVFQIKENAPSKAFAEQYFKSANAFLNTVKTYRENDTKALGL
- a CDS encoding phosphoadenosine phosphosulfate reductase domain-containing protein, with translation MIAKNIDIAYWNKQLKDKSPNQIIDWALQLTSNKIVTTSFGVYSEVLLSTITKQDKTIKVIWCDTLYNQPSTYKHAQQLIDKYQLNIHKYQSKLSKDEIDATIGLPTLEDDNFQQFSEVVKLEPFRRALKEHQPELWFTNIRVRQTELRNKKDILSLSKDGILKVSPFYYWTDQELDHYIKSNKLTKNTDYFDPVKALQNRECGIHLQ
- a CDS encoding RrF2 family transcriptional regulator; this encodes MLSKKTKYGLKALTYLAKQEPNTPVQISAISESENISRKFLESILLTLRKNGFLGSKKGKNGGYYLLKDPRQIKLAPIMRILEGPIAMVPCVSLNFYEKCDDCPDETTCAVHKLMIEVRDNTLSIFNNKSLSDLI
- a CDS encoding trans-sulfuration enzyme family protein, which produces MSQNHFETEAIRQQLERTQYQEHSVPLYLTSSFVFEDAEDMRASFAEEKQRNLYSRFTNPNTSEFVEKICTLEGAEAGYAFATGMSAVFSTFAALLNAGDHIVSCRSVFGSTHTLFTKFLPKWNIETSYFKVNEIEKIESLIQPNTKIIYAETPTNPAVDILDLEVLGQIAKKHNLLLIIDNCFATPYLQNPIQFGADLVIHSATKLIDGQGRVLGGVTVGKANLVREIYLFSRNTGPALSPFNAWVLSKSLETLSVRVDRHCENALKVATFLEQHSNVELVKYPFLKSHPQYHIAKKQMKKGGNIVGFQIKGGLEHGKTFLNKIKMCSLSANLGDTRTIVTHPASTTHSKLSVEDRAEVGITDGLVRISVGLENVEDIIKDLEQALV
- the thrA gene encoding bifunctional aspartate kinase/homoserine dehydrogenase I — translated: MKHLNYIELSNFLTSTSVKQNITLSYQVFGKTLHTAPIVVVNHALTGNSNVSGHDGWWQSIVGEGKTIDTTKYTVISFNIPGNGYDNKPENLIENYKDFVARDIAKIFLQGLNQLNITSIFALVGGSLGGGIAWEMAVIKPNLCEHLIVIASDWKATDWLIANCQIQEQLLTNSSNPVHDARMHAMLCYRTPESFKARFKRSKNEDLKIFNVESWLLHHGKKLQERFQLSAYKLMNQLLKTIDVTKGREDAITVLDKIESNITIIGVDSDLFFTAEENRETQKKLAATHPNVTYNEIHSVHGHDAFLIEFDQLKTIIEPIFKPELVNQKMKILKFGGKSLSNENGLKEALQIIEDKIKEHQKIAIVVSARGNSTDQLEAILEKAATNQDYKSDWEAFKAYQTQPLSKIDFNEEFNALNTLFEGVSMLEDYSPKIKDQVLAFGELLSVKLISELLKNKGINANPTDARLFIKTNNQFGNALPIHDISKQKVQEYFNTHNGSTVNVVTGFIGTNLKDQTTTLGRNGSNYTASLLANYLDAEELQNYTHVNGIYTANPDIVQDAKKITELSYAEANELANFGANILHAKTIIPLIEKNINLRILNTFNPKDTGTLITAKQSKNQVTSLSVLDQVALINLEGRGLLGKAGIDARIFKALSVFDISVSIISQGSSERGIGLVIDANKANQAVIALEKEFEFDIKSQDVSKISVQKEVAVISIIGLPLSSFNKPFNALIRNQITPILFNNTVTGSNVSLVVKKAQLHKALNVIHGEIFGISKTVNLAIFGHGLVGGTLIDQILSSKEEIEKRKGIKLNIFAIANSKQALLNKNGVTLDWKSKLSKINTNFTVNDIISYANQHHLGNLIAIDNTASNTFYNNYEALVTAGFDLVSSNKIANTVSISYYDKLRDLLRANNKQYLYETTVGAGLPLIDTIKLLHQSGENITRIRGVFSGTLSYLFNNFSSKDVSFSTVVKETIDKGFTEPDPREDFSGNDVARKLLILARELDLKNEFEEVNIQNLIPEQYRDITVDQFKNQLDVLDPIFNKIKNAQQPGHVLRYVGDLSGDLQQEKGNLEVKLVSIPEDSALGQVKGADAIFEIFTQSYGDQPIVIQGAGAGANVTARGVFGDILRLSNLKQ
- a CDS encoding O-acetylhomoserine aminocarboxypropyltransferase/cysteine synthase family protein is translated as MSTQKFATQALHAGHDVSQHGGTRAVPIYQTTSYVFDNADEAAGRFNLSVPGFIYTRLNNPTTDILEQRLAALEGGIAAVATASGTSAIATTLLTLLRAGDHIVASSSLYGGTYNLLSVTLPRHGITTTFVDASDPENFSKATQENTRAIFVESLGNPKLDVLDLESISKAAKAHKVPLIVDNTVATPYLLNPIEYGANIVIHSLTKYISGNGTSLGGVIIDAGTFDWTNGKFPEFTEPSAGYHGLVYSEAIGAAAFIAKIRIEGLRDYGSALSPFNAFQIIQGLETLQLRIEKHSKNALQLAKWLQEQPEVNWVNYPGLETSKYKNLANKYLPKGQSGIVTFGVDGGFEAAKKIADTTKLFSLLANIGDTKSLIIHPASTTHQQLDQASQEATGVTSDLIRLSVGIENIEDLKADLKAAFKHIKKPVLA